A region from the Actinoplanes sp. OR16 genome encodes:
- the cobF gene encoding precorrin-6A synthase (deacetylating) yields MRKIYVIGIGAGDPDHLTLQAAKAIGRTNVFFLIDKGETKQSLIDLRERIIRGYSHPHKRIVEGRDPDRDRTPADYTGTIAGWRHQRGVMLEGLIAEHLKEDEIGALLVWGDPSLYDSTIAILEEILGRGATTFAYEVIPGISSVSALAAKHRIGLNRVGRPFQVTTGRRLADEGWPEGVDDVVVMLDAQQAFTAHPDAEIYWGAYVSTEDELLASGRVGEVAEEIVKTRAEARERHGWIMDTYLLRRNVVEGGGIGEAAPQ; encoded by the coding sequence ATGCGGAAGATCTACGTGATCGGGATCGGCGCCGGCGACCCGGACCACCTCACCCTCCAGGCCGCGAAGGCGATCGGCCGGACGAACGTGTTCTTCCTGATCGACAAGGGCGAGACCAAGCAGAGCCTGATCGACCTGCGCGAGCGCATCATCCGGGGCTACTCGCACCCGCACAAGCGGATCGTCGAGGGCCGCGACCCCGACCGAGACCGCACCCCGGCCGACTACACCGGCACCATCGCCGGCTGGCGGCACCAGCGCGGCGTCATGCTGGAGGGCCTGATCGCCGAGCACCTCAAGGAGGACGAGATCGGCGCGCTGCTGGTCTGGGGCGACCCGTCGCTCTACGACTCCACGATCGCGATCCTGGAGGAGATCCTGGGGCGCGGCGCGACGACCTTCGCGTACGAGGTGATCCCCGGCATCAGCAGCGTCTCGGCGCTCGCGGCGAAGCACCGGATCGGGCTGAACCGGGTGGGCCGGCCGTTCCAGGTCACGACCGGCCGGCGACTCGCCGACGAGGGCTGGCCGGAGGGCGTCGACGACGTGGTCGTGATGCTCGACGCCCAGCAGGCGTTCACCGCCCACCCGGACGCCGAGATCTACTGGGGCGCCTACGTCAGCACCGAGGACGAGCTGCTCGCCTCCGGGCGGGTCGGCGAGGTGGCCGAGGAGATCGTGAAGACGCGCGCCGAGGCCCGGGAACGGCACGGCTGGATCATGGACACCTATCTGCTACGCCGGAATGTCGTCGAAGGGGGCGGCATAGGTGAAGCCGCCCCGCAGTGA
- a CDS encoding sensor histidine kinase, with product MVTKRFTYAAAALTLVGVPAGMVMTGGDVDSVFTGPLAVTLALLALGIRRRPRTILVLSLLCVFAQRSSFLIEAGGVWPATAAFAGAALAGRTRFAVVAGSLALLFWTSWDATVAGRPADWVFAHSGAEALWLAAVLAGVTAYKNAVGWRTEMAHRITQDEAQREMDGRRRRAEERVEIARDLHDVVSHTLAVVGVHLNVALDAFDAEPEEARASLKLAQEVRNRAMTDLKTLVGVLREGSVPALESLDGLVEQVRTAGLAVSFNEFGDPVEVPAPVATAVYRVVQEALTNTVRHASQATRAVVTLRYSPTRVVVDVRDDGTGPDTVVDGHGIAGMRERVAALGGALTACPDKSGFVVRASIPVGG from the coding sequence ATGGTCACCAAGAGGTTCACCTATGCGGCAGCGGCTCTCACCCTGGTCGGCGTGCCCGCGGGGATGGTGATGACCGGCGGCGACGTGGACAGCGTCTTCACCGGTCCGCTCGCCGTCACGCTCGCCCTGCTCGCCCTCGGCATCCGCCGCCGGCCCCGCACGATCCTGGTCCTCTCCCTCCTCTGCGTGTTCGCCCAGCGCAGCTCCTTCCTGATCGAGGCCGGCGGCGTCTGGCCGGCCACTGCCGCCTTCGCCGGGGCGGCGCTCGCCGGGCGGACCCGGTTCGCCGTCGTCGCCGGATCGCTGGCGTTGCTGTTCTGGACGAGCTGGGACGCGACCGTCGCCGGGCGCCCCGCGGATTGGGTGTTCGCCCACTCCGGCGCGGAGGCCCTCTGGCTGGCGGCCGTGCTGGCGGGCGTCACGGCGTACAAGAACGCTGTGGGCTGGCGCACCGAGATGGCGCACCGGATCACCCAGGACGAGGCGCAGCGAGAGATGGACGGCCGCCGCAGGCGGGCCGAAGAGCGCGTGGAGATCGCCCGCGACCTGCACGACGTGGTCTCGCACACGCTCGCCGTGGTGGGTGTGCACCTGAACGTCGCTCTGGATGCCTTCGACGCCGAACCGGAGGAGGCGCGGGCGTCGCTGAAGCTCGCCCAGGAGGTGCGCAACCGGGCGATGACCGACCTGAAGACGCTGGTCGGCGTGCTGCGCGAGGGCTCGGTTCCGGCGCTGGAGAGCCTGGACGGGCTGGTCGAGCAGGTGCGGACCGCCGGTCTCGCAGTGTCGTTCAACGAGTTCGGTGATCCGGTGGAGGTGCCGGCGCCGGTCGCGACCGCCGTCTATCGCGTGGTACAGGAGGCGCTCACCAACACGGTCCGGCACGCTTCCCAGGCGACCCGGGCGGTGGTGACGCTGCGATATTCGCCGACCCGGGTCGTGGTGGACGTCCGCGACGACGGGACCGGCCCGGACACGGTCGTCGACGGGCACGGCATCGCGGGGATGAGAGAACGAGTCGCCGCGCTGGGCGGGGCGCTGACCGCCTGCCCGGACAAGTCCGGATTCGTCGTACGAGCCAGCATCCCCGTCGGAGGCTAG
- a CDS encoding carbohydrate-binding protein has product MDHRSPNVYRTRSGTNRRRVLTALGGVALLLVGYAIGRWQDTPADPAVVPVAAPVTSSPAAESPAAPTSAAPASTAPASAAPEPVDYPVIQAENATEMSGIQTQETGDEGGGLNTAWITRADHLRFDNLEFGEVPATKAKLRISSAVGIAGGRVEIRLDSRENAPVGEVAVTDTGDWQTFTTSVAALQPITGTHTVFLTFAAPDDTEFVNVNWLQFAH; this is encoded by the coding sequence GTGGACCATCGATCTCCGAACGTCTACCGGACCCGCTCCGGGACGAACCGCCGCCGGGTGCTGACCGCGCTCGGCGGGGTCGCGTTGCTGCTGGTGGGGTACGCGATCGGCCGCTGGCAGGACACGCCGGCCGACCCGGCGGTGGTGCCCGTGGCGGCCCCGGTCACCAGTTCGCCCGCCGCCGAGTCCCCGGCCGCGCCCACCTCGGCAGCCCCAGCCTCGACAGCCCCAGCCTCGGCGGCCCCGGAGCCGGTCGACTATCCGGTGATCCAGGCGGAGAACGCCACCGAAATGTCCGGCATCCAGACGCAGGAGACCGGTGACGAGGGCGGCGGGCTCAACACGGCCTGGATCACCCGCGCCGATCATCTGCGGTTCGACAACCTGGAGTTCGGCGAGGTGCCGGCGACGAAGGCGAAGCTGCGGATCTCCTCGGCCGTGGGGATCGCCGGCGGGCGCGTCGAGATCCGCCTGGACAGCAGGGAGAACGCGCCGGTCGGCGAGGTGGCGGTGACCGACACCGGCGACTGGCAGACGTTCACCACCAGCGTGGCGGCCCTGCAGCCGATCACCGGGACGCACACGGTGTTCCTGACGTTCGCAGCGCCGGACGACACCGAGTTCGTGAACGTGAACTGGCTGCAGTTCGCCCACTGA
- a CDS encoding Hsp20/alpha crystallin family protein yields the protein MLLSTPTVRELEHLTARVFATRESGARLDAYRRDETFFIDIDLPGVDPASIDITVDGEVLTVRAERKRTDAEFVVAERPMGDLSRRVRLSEKLDVDRLEARHENGVLTLRIPVLERRSRKVAVATA from the coding sequence ATGTTGCTCAGTACCCCCACCGTGCGCGAGCTCGAGCACCTCACCGCCCGGGTCTTCGCCACCCGCGAGTCCGGCGCGCGGCTCGACGCCTACCGCCGCGACGAGACGTTCTTCATCGACATCGACCTGCCGGGCGTCGACCCCGCCTCGATCGACATCACGGTCGACGGCGAGGTGCTGACCGTCCGCGCCGAGCGCAAGCGCACCGACGCGGAGTTCGTCGTCGCCGAGCGCCCGATGGGTGACCTCTCCCGCCGGGTCCGCCTCTCCGAGAAGCTCGACGTCGACCGCCTCGAGGCCCGCCACGAGAACGGCGTGCTCACCCTCCGGATCCCGGTCCTGGAGCGCCGGTCCCGCAAGGTGGCCGTCGCAACCGCCTGA
- a CDS encoding SGNH/GDSL hydrolase family protein, whose protein sequence is MGGLKYVPHVAAGVAVLAGVFMPGRQEPAEAEAAAGRIGPSIVRIMPFGDSITVGTGSPGRDGYRIELQSRLVRAGLAFDFVGSQTTGTSRGDADHEGHGGWTIDQLTVPAGAWVSAARPDIVLLHAGTNDVTRLEKPAVTAAKLSRLIDRVRDGAPDAAIFVSTIVGTAVPAENAANRAYNRLIPGVVAGKDANVHFVDQAAVAGLDLYDNHHPNGYGYSKMAYAWYRAMRATLRPDWPETADPSATRRKYLCRYLTVRVCGWWHLRTVVTPAGASEEIWQIRRPISEPYLVRSAGRAEIRTRRTMVWSSTWA, encoded by the coding sequence GTGGGCGGGTTGAAGTATGTGCCGCACGTGGCGGCCGGGGTCGCGGTGCTGGCCGGGGTGTTCATGCCGGGCCGCCAGGAGCCGGCCGAGGCCGAGGCGGCGGCCGGCCGGATCGGTCCGTCGATCGTGCGGATCATGCCGTTCGGGGACAGCATCACGGTCGGGACCGGGTCGCCGGGGCGCGACGGCTACCGGATCGAGCTGCAGAGCCGCCTGGTCCGGGCCGGGCTGGCCTTCGACTTCGTGGGCTCGCAGACCACCGGCACCAGCCGCGGCGACGCCGACCACGAGGGACACGGCGGCTGGACGATCGACCAGCTGACGGTCCCGGCCGGCGCCTGGGTGTCGGCCGCGCGACCGGACATCGTGCTGCTGCACGCCGGCACGAACGACGTGACCCGGCTCGAGAAGCCGGCCGTCACCGCCGCGAAGCTGTCCCGGCTCATCGACCGGGTCCGGGACGGCGCTCCGGACGCGGCCATCTTCGTCTCCACGATCGTCGGCACCGCGGTCCCGGCCGAGAACGCGGCGAACCGGGCGTACAACCGGCTCATCCCCGGCGTCGTCGCGGGCAAGGACGCGAACGTGCACTTCGTCGACCAGGCCGCGGTCGCCGGGCTCGACCTCTACGACAACCACCATCCGAACGGCTACGGGTACAGCAAGATGGCCTACGCCTGGTACCGGGCGATGCGCGCCACCCTGCGCCCGGACTGGCCGGAGACCGCTGACCCGTCCGCCACCCGGCGCAAGTACCTCTGCCGTTACCTCACCGTGCGCGTCTGCGGCTGGTGGCATCTGCGCACCGTCGTGACGCCGGCCGGCGCCTCCGAGGAGATCTGGCAGATCCGCCGTCCGATCTCCGAGCCTTATCTCGTACGCTCCGCCGGACGTGCCGAGATCCGCACCCGCCGCACGATGGTGTGGTCCAGCACCTGGGCGTGA
- the dinB gene encoding DNA polymerase IV, producing MILHADLDSFYASVEQRDDPALRGRPVLVGGGVVLAASYEAKAFGVRTPMSLGRARALCPQAIVVPPRMAAYTAASRLVFEIFEDTTPIVEPLSIDEAFLDVDGLRKIRGTPVEIAHRLRADVRERAGLPITVGVAGTKFLAKVASGAGKPDGLLVVEPGEELAFLHPLPVEKLWGVGPVTAAKLRERQIHTVGHVARIGEAALVAMLGGNAGRHLHALAHNRDPRRVSTGHRRGSIGAQCALGRSPDADVTPILASLVDRVTRRMRRAHRAGRTVTLRLRFGDFTRATRSRSMLKATMQTEAILRTAEELLHEAQPLIATRGLTLVGVAVSNLDGTGNVQLELPLIEEKDQDRLDAAMDRVRERFGSDALRRGSMIGRTMSPSVPLLSD from the coding sequence GTGATCCTGCACGCCGACCTCGACTCGTTCTACGCCTCGGTCGAGCAACGCGACGACCCCGCGCTGCGAGGCCGCCCGGTGCTGGTCGGGGGCGGGGTGGTCCTCGCGGCGAGCTATGAGGCGAAGGCGTTCGGGGTGCGGACGCCGATGTCGCTGGGCCGGGCCCGGGCGCTCTGCCCGCAGGCGATCGTGGTGCCGCCGCGGATGGCCGCCTACACCGCCGCGAGCCGGCTGGTGTTCGAGATCTTCGAGGACACCACGCCGATCGTCGAGCCGCTCTCGATCGACGAGGCGTTCCTCGACGTCGACGGCCTCCGCAAGATCCGGGGCACGCCCGTGGAGATCGCCCACCGGCTGCGCGCCGACGTGCGAGAGCGGGCCGGGCTGCCGATCACGGTCGGCGTGGCCGGGACGAAATTCCTGGCCAAGGTGGCGAGCGGGGCCGGCAAGCCGGACGGCCTGCTGGTCGTCGAGCCGGGCGAGGAGCTGGCGTTCCTGCATCCCCTGCCGGTGGAGAAACTGTGGGGCGTCGGCCCGGTCACTGCGGCCAAGCTGCGCGAACGCCAGATCCACACGGTCGGGCACGTGGCCCGGATCGGCGAGGCGGCCCTGGTCGCGATGCTCGGTGGCAACGCCGGCCGGCACCTGCACGCGCTCGCCCACAACCGCGACCCACGCCGGGTCAGCACCGGGCACCGCCGGGGCTCGATCGGAGCGCAGTGCGCCCTCGGCCGCTCGCCGGACGCCGACGTCACGCCGATCCTCGCCTCACTGGTCGACCGGGTCACCCGGCGGATGCGCCGGGCACATCGGGCCGGGCGGACGGTGACGCTGCGGCTGCGCTTCGGCGACTTCACCCGGGCCACCCGATCCCGCAGCATGCTCAAGGCGACGATGCAGACCGAGGCGATCCTGCGGACCGCCGAGGAGCTTCTCCACGAGGCTCAACCCCTGATCGCCACCCGTGGTCTCACACTGGTCGGCGTCGCGGTGAGCAACCTCGACGGCACCGGGAACGTACAGCTGGAATTGCCTTTGATCGAAGAGAAGGATCAGGACCGGCTGGACGCCGCGATGGACCGGGTGCGGGAGCGATTCGGGTCGGATGCGCTGCGGCGCGGCTCGATGATCGGGCGGACGATGTCCCCCTCGGTGCCGCTGCTGAGCGACTGA
- a CDS encoding bifunctional diguanylate cyclase/phosphodiesterase, giving the protein MAPSSTAARRWARACALIASLIAVVVVLLSAGDPASDRVVSLTAVPIAAAAAAAACLWRSLRFTGRTRWGWATLAAGLLCWGAGQFQFLMSIGPAVEPGPVKPGLTLIGMAVLVPAGLLIMPSSSQPLVNRIRSVLDGLMIATSVILVAWVSTAELITDAGVGLPFYLTLAFPVGDIVIATMAAYMLPQLRRRHGCGADLALFAAGMLAFAISDIGYAYLRLVHDDGVGRLLDLGWLAGYGLIVAGALRPRVPAVQPINLPRGILGGAVMMPYIAVLAALAGSVLFHVSTGHSHPFVAYARSFLILLIVGRQLLTQLENSSLTRHLEKRVADRTAELYAREQQFHALVQQSSDVVTVVSPDADVIYQSESVQRIFGYTPRFLTGRRLTQLLDPASAHRLAQALRQVTGRPHATTVLELTVQHRDGRTREAEMTITNLLDDPHVGGLVLNTRDISERMELQEQLVHEAYHDSLTQLANRALLRDRTAAALENSTEVTVLHLDLDGFKRVNDSLGHLAGDQLLVQVADRIRSCVRDGDVVARFGADEFGVLICGDGAEAVARRILDDLEEPVSVGERLIHARASIGLAGAHLSDIAGMSVGEQAEQIMRDADLAMHHAKAAGGGVFAGYRPRMRDGLIERLELENDLRGALERGELRLHYQPTVDLATHEVVGFEALVRWPHPTRGMINPLDFIPIAEATGLIVPLGRWVLHEACRQAVEWSNAAGGRPLKMSVNVSVRQFDQAGLPETVAEILAETGMPADLLCLEMTESVLMTDTESNLEQLVRLKALGLTLAIDDFGTGYSSLAYLRRFPVDTLKIDRSFVERLGVLADDTALTDTIVRLGKSLGMATVAEGIEDFGQLAALREMGCGFAQGYYFSRPVPASEAGRLFLEGAPA; this is encoded by the coding sequence ATGGCACCGAGCTCCACCGCAGCACGCCGCTGGGCGCGCGCCTGCGCCCTCATCGCGTCCCTGATCGCCGTGGTCGTGGTGCTGCTCTCCGCGGGCGACCCGGCATCCGACCGGGTCGTCTCGCTCACCGCGGTGCCGATCGCCGCCGCTGCCGCGGCTGCCGCCTGCCTGTGGCGGTCCCTGCGGTTCACCGGGCGGACCCGCTGGGGCTGGGCCACGCTCGCGGCCGGCCTGCTCTGCTGGGGTGCAGGCCAGTTCCAGTTCCTGATGAGCATCGGCCCGGCCGTCGAGCCCGGCCCGGTCAAGCCGGGGCTCACGCTGATCGGCATGGCCGTCCTGGTCCCGGCCGGTCTGCTGATCATGCCGAGCAGCTCGCAGCCACTGGTGAACCGGATCCGCAGCGTCCTCGACGGCCTCATGATCGCTACGTCGGTCATCCTGGTCGCCTGGGTCTCCACCGCCGAGCTGATCACCGACGCCGGGGTGGGCCTGCCGTTCTACCTGACGCTCGCGTTCCCGGTCGGCGACATCGTGATCGCGACGATGGCCGCGTACATGCTTCCCCAGCTGCGCCGGCGCCACGGCTGCGGCGCCGACCTGGCGCTGTTCGCCGCCGGCATGCTGGCCTTCGCGATCTCCGACATCGGGTACGCCTACCTGCGCCTGGTGCACGACGACGGCGTCGGCCGGCTGCTCGATCTGGGCTGGCTGGCCGGGTACGGCCTGATCGTGGCGGGCGCGCTGCGTCCCCGGGTGCCCGCCGTCCAGCCGATCAACCTGCCGCGCGGCATCCTCGGCGGCGCGGTGATGATGCCGTACATCGCGGTGCTCGCCGCCCTCGCCGGAAGCGTGCTGTTCCACGTCTCCACCGGGCACAGCCACCCGTTCGTGGCGTACGCCCGCTCGTTCCTGATCCTGCTGATCGTCGGCCGTCAGCTGCTCACCCAGCTGGAGAACAGCAGCCTCACCCGGCACCTGGAGAAGCGGGTCGCCGACCGGACCGCCGAGCTGTACGCCCGCGAGCAGCAGTTCCACGCCCTCGTCCAGCAGAGCTCCGACGTGGTGACGGTGGTCAGCCCGGACGCCGACGTGATCTACCAGAGCGAGTCTGTTCAGCGGATCTTCGGGTACACGCCGCGGTTCCTCACCGGCCGCCGTCTCACCCAGCTGCTCGACCCGGCGTCGGCGCACCGGCTGGCCCAGGCGCTGCGGCAGGTGACCGGGCGCCCGCACGCCACGACCGTGCTCGAACTGACGGTGCAGCATCGGGACGGGCGTACCCGCGAGGCCGAGATGACGATCACGAATCTGCTGGACGACCCGCACGTGGGCGGCCTGGTGCTGAACACCCGGGACATCAGTGAGCGGATGGAGCTGCAGGAACAGCTGGTGCACGAGGCGTACCACGACTCGTTGACCCAGCTGGCGAACCGTGCCCTGCTCCGGGACCGGACGGCCGCCGCGCTGGAGAACTCGACCGAGGTGACCGTGCTGCACCTCGACCTCGACGGGTTCAAACGGGTCAACGACAGCCTCGGGCACCTCGCCGGCGACCAGTTGCTCGTGCAGGTCGCCGACCGGATCCGCTCGTGCGTGCGGGACGGTGACGTGGTGGCCCGGTTCGGCGCGGACGAGTTCGGCGTGCTGATCTGCGGGGACGGCGCGGAGGCGGTGGCGCGGCGGATCCTGGACGATCTGGAGGAGCCGGTCAGCGTGGGGGAGCGGTTGATCCACGCCCGGGCGAGTATCGGCCTGGCCGGCGCCCACCTCTCTGACATCGCCGGCATGTCGGTCGGCGAGCAGGCGGAGCAGATCATGCGGGACGCCGACCTCGCGATGCACCACGCCAAGGCGGCCGGCGGCGGCGTCTTCGCCGGGTACCGGCCCCGGATGCGGGACGGGCTCATCGAGCGGCTCGAACTGGAGAACGACCTGCGCGGCGCCCTGGAGCGCGGCGAACTGCGGCTGCACTACCAGCCCACCGTCGACCTGGCGACCCACGAGGTGGTCGGCTTCGAGGCGCTGGTCCGCTGGCCGCACCCCACCCGCGGCATGATCAACCCGCTGGACTTCATCCCGATCGCCGAGGCCACCGGCCTGATCGTGCCGCTCGGCCGCTGGGTGCTGCACGAGGCGTGCCGCCAGGCCGTCGAGTGGAGCAACGCGGCCGGCGGCAGGCCGCTGAAGATGTCGGTGAACGTGTCGGTCCGCCAGTTCGACCAGGCCGGTCTCCCCGAGACCGTCGCGGAGATCCTCGCCGAGACCGGCATGCCCGCCGACCTGCTCTGTCTGGAGATGACCGAGAGCGTCCTGATGACCGACACCGAGTCCAACCTCGAACAGCTGGTCCGGCTCAAGGCGCTCGGCCTCACCCTGGCGATCGACGACTTCGGCACCGGGTACTCGTCCCTCGCCTACCTGCGCCGCTTCCCGGTCGACACGCTCAAGATCGACCGCTCGTTCGTGGAACGCCTCGGCGTGCTCGCCGACGACACCGCGCTCACCGACACGATCGTCCGGCTCGGCAAGAGCCTCGGCATGGCGACCGTGGCCGAGGGGATCGAGGACTTCGGCCAGCTGGCGGCGCTGCGCGAGATGGGCTGCGGGTTCGCCCAGGGCTACTACTTCTCCCGGCCGGTCCCGGCCTCCGAGGCGGGCAGGCTCTTCCTGGAGGGAGCACCCGCCTGA
- a CDS encoding response regulator transcription factor, whose translation MPITVLLADDQHLVRAGFRSLLRRGRDIEVVGEASTGDEAVRAARKLTPDVILMDIRMPGMDGITATSLILRELACKIIILTTFETDEYVFSALAAGASGFLTKEIDPDGLRTAVRVVAAGDALLSPSVTRRVVGQFAHRPVPAAAKPGGDRLAVLTDREREVVRLVATGLSNDEIAAQLVISPLTAKTHVTRAIAKLGVRDRVQLVIVAYEDGLI comes from the coding sequence GTGCCGATCACCGTCCTGCTCGCCGACGACCAGCATCTGGTCCGCGCCGGATTCCGCAGCCTGCTGCGCCGCGGGCGGGACATCGAGGTCGTCGGCGAGGCGTCCACCGGTGACGAGGCGGTGCGGGCCGCCCGCAAGCTGACCCCCGACGTGATCCTGATGGACATCCGGATGCCCGGGATGGACGGCATCACCGCCACCTCCCTCATCCTGCGAGAGCTGGCCTGCAAGATCATCATCCTGACGACGTTCGAGACCGACGAGTACGTCTTCTCCGCGCTCGCCGCCGGCGCCAGCGGATTCCTCACCAAGGAGATCGACCCGGACGGCCTGCGCACCGCGGTCCGGGTCGTTGCCGCCGGGGACGCGCTGCTCTCGCCCAGCGTCACCCGCCGGGTCGTCGGGCAGTTCGCCCACCGCCCGGTGCCGGCCGCGGCGAAGCCCGGCGGTGACCGGCTGGCCGTGCTGACCGACCGGGAGCGTGAGGTGGTCCGGCTCGTCGCCACCGGGCTGTCGAACGACGAGATCGCCGCCCAGTTGGTGATCAGCCCGCTGACCGCGAAGACGCACGTGACCCGGGCGATCGCGAAACTCGGCGTGCGGGATCGCGTGCAGCTGGTCATCGTCGCGTACGAGGACGGTCTGATCTGA
- a CDS encoding TIGR03619 family F420-dependent LLM class oxidoreductase: protein MLISFGLPVSGAWARAETLAAVARRAEELGYHGLWAFQRLLAGRDQDLAPVYRSVLDPTVALTWAAAATSRIRIGVSVINLPYISPAYLAKQAGTLDLLSGGRLDLGLGSGWSEPEFVATGSDPRPRGRRIEEYLSALRTMWAGDTSGFKGALYEVPPGVMAPLPAQPGGPPILLGGTAEVALRRAGRIAGGWVSSSRADLEDIARGARIVRAAAEEAGKDPSAVRVVVRGAINSGTLSGTWSQIRDGARRYAEAGATELFYDPNWDPRIGSPDADPRIAAELADEILTELAPG from the coding sequence GTGCTGATCAGTTTCGGATTGCCGGTCTCGGGAGCGTGGGCCCGGGCGGAGACGCTCGCCGCTGTCGCGCGGCGGGCCGAGGAGCTCGGGTACCACGGTCTGTGGGCGTTCCAGCGGCTGCTCGCCGGCCGCGATCAGGATCTCGCGCCGGTCTACCGCAGCGTGCTCGATCCGACGGTCGCGCTGACCTGGGCGGCGGCTGCCACGAGCCGGATCCGGATCGGTGTCTCGGTGATCAACCTGCCGTACATCTCGCCCGCCTACCTCGCCAAGCAGGCCGGCACTCTCGATCTGCTGTCCGGCGGGCGCCTCGATCTCGGGCTGGGCAGTGGGTGGTCGGAGCCGGAATTCGTGGCGACCGGTTCTGATCCCCGGCCGCGGGGTCGGCGGATCGAGGAGTACCTGAGCGCACTGCGGACGATGTGGGCGGGCGACACCTCCGGATTCAAGGGGGCGTTGTACGAGGTTCCGCCCGGAGTGATGGCACCCCTGCCCGCTCAGCCGGGCGGGCCGCCGATCCTGCTCGGCGGCACGGCCGAGGTCGCGCTGCGGCGGGCCGGGCGGATCGCCGGCGGGTGGGTGAGCAGCAGCCGAGCCGACCTGGAGGACATCGCGCGGGGAGCGCGCATCGTCCGGGCGGCGGCCGAGGAGGCCGGCAAGGACCCTTCGGCGGTACGGGTGGTGGTGCGTGGCGCGATCAACTCCGGAACGCTGTCCGGCACCTGGTCGCAGATCCGGGACGGGGCGCGGCGATACGCGGAGGCCGGCGCCACCGAGCTGTTCTACGACCCGAACTGGGATCCGCGGATCGGCAGCCCGGACGCCGACCCGCGGATCGCCGCCGAGCTGGCCGACGAGATCCTCACGGAACTGGCGCCCGGCTGA
- a CDS encoding DNA polymerase domain-containing protein, whose translation MAAAKDAAQERDGVKLTNLDQELFPGAGATKRDLVDYLDVMADRLVPVLRDRPLSVIRILSKGKGEPERFMQKNLPKYTPDWVPRTSIWADASHREVVYGLGNDRRTLIWFGNQRAVEYHPGLMLAGSHHPTHLIMDLDPPEGEDGTSGFRLAVAAARLVRQVLIDAGIPGAVKTSGSKGVHVFVPLDADAAPEDVAAAQRAVAARAERLDPALATTAFIREDRHGKVFLDATRAGGATVAAAYSPRIRPGVPVSFPLDWADLDAVTPADFTVHTVPGLLGGRDPWAAALPGPRPLPKDLIDEGHTIPVARVQAMHEGKRRAKARRESQA comes from the coding sequence ATGGCTGCTGCGAAGGACGCTGCGCAAGAGCGCGACGGCGTCAAGCTGACCAACCTGGACCAGGAGCTGTTCCCCGGCGCCGGCGCGACGAAGCGGGACCTCGTCGACTACCTGGACGTCATGGCGGACCGGCTCGTCCCGGTGCTGCGCGACCGCCCGCTCTCGGTGATCCGGATCCTGTCCAAGGGCAAGGGCGAGCCGGAGCGGTTCATGCAGAAGAACCTGCCGAAGTACACACCGGACTGGGTGCCACGGACGAGCATCTGGGCGGACGCCTCGCACCGGGAGGTCGTCTACGGGCTCGGCAACGACCGGCGGACGCTGATCTGGTTCGGCAACCAGCGGGCCGTCGAGTACCACCCCGGCCTCATGCTCGCCGGCTCCCACCACCCCACCCACCTGATCATGGACCTGGACCCGCCCGAGGGTGAGGACGGGACGAGCGGCTTCCGGCTCGCCGTCGCCGCCGCGCGGCTGGTCCGGCAGGTGCTCATCGACGCCGGGATCCCGGGGGCCGTGAAGACCTCCGGCTCCAAGGGCGTGCACGTGTTCGTCCCGCTGGACGCGGACGCCGCCCCGGAGGACGTCGCCGCAGCCCAGCGTGCCGTGGCAGCCCGCGCCGAACGGCTCGACCCGGCGCTCGCCACCACCGCGTTCATCCGCGAGGACCGGCACGGCAAGGTGTTCCTCGACGCCACCCGCGCCGGCGGCGCCACGGTGGCGGCGGCGTACAGCCCGCGGATCCGGCCCGGCGTCCCGGTCTCGTTCCCGCTGGACTGGGCCGACCTGGATGCGGTGACTCCGGCCGACTTCACCGTGCACACCGTGCCCGGCCTGCTCGGCGGCCGTGACCCGTGGGCCGCGGCGCTGCCCGGACCGCGGCCACTGCCGAAGGACCTGATCGACGAGGGCCACACCATCCCGGTCGCTCGCGTCCAGGCCATGCACGAGGGCAAACGCCGCGCCAAGGCCCGCCGCGAGTCTCAGGCCTGA